In Thermococcus celericrescens, one genomic interval encodes:
- a CDS encoding NAD(P)-dependent malic enzyme — translation MDPLTFHRDNFIGNGKIEVIPKVPLTGESLSLAYTPGVAEVSRRVRENPEDAFEYTNRGNTIAVVSDGTRVLGLGDTGPLGALPVMEGKALLFKAFGGVDAFPLVVDEKNPDRLIEVIKAVSPSFGGINLEDISSPKCFYILERLRKELEIPVFHDDQQGTASVVLAALINSLKVVEKKPGEITVALFGAGAAGFATLRLITKAGIPPGNVRVVELVNGEPRILTPDLPLEEIFPYRGGLLEKTNAEGVEGGPEEALKGADVMISFTRPGPGVIRGEWVAGMADDAIVFPLANPTPEILPEEAKKVGARIVATGRSDYPNQVNNLLGFPAIFRGALDVRARTITDGMVIAAALAMAETIEPDEDEIIPSPFHPDVHPRVARAVAEEAMRENVARIRVSGEEVEERLRRWREFYEREIAPLNDRRGSYR, via the coding sequence ATGGACCCCCTAACGTTTCACAGGGACAACTTCATAGGGAACGGAAAGATAGAGGTAATACCCAAGGTTCCCCTCACGGGAGAGAGCCTCAGCCTCGCGTACACGCCAGGTGTAGCGGAGGTTTCGCGAAGGGTAAGGGAAAATCCCGAGGACGCCTTTGAATACACCAACCGCGGAAACACGATAGCCGTCGTGAGCGATGGAACGCGGGTCCTGGGCCTCGGGGATACAGGGCCCCTCGGGGCACTCCCGGTCATGGAGGGGAAAGCTTTGCTCTTCAAGGCCTTTGGGGGAGTTGATGCGTTTCCCCTAGTGGTGGACGAGAAAAACCCGGACCGCCTCATCGAAGTTATAAAAGCCGTTTCACCCTCCTTCGGGGGAATCAACCTCGAGGATATCTCCTCCCCGAAATGCTTCTACATCCTTGAGAGGCTGAGGAAAGAGCTCGAAATTCCCGTCTTCCACGACGACCAGCAGGGAACCGCGAGCGTCGTCCTAGCGGCGCTCATAAATTCGCTGAAGGTGGTCGAAAAGAAGCCTGGCGAAATCACGGTCGCGCTCTTCGGGGCGGGGGCAGCGGGATTCGCCACCCTCCGGCTGATCACGAAGGCCGGAATACCCCCTGGGAACGTCCGCGTTGTCGAGCTTGTGAACGGGGAGCCGAGGATTTTAACACCGGACCTTCCGCTTGAGGAGATCTTCCCATACCGCGGCGGGCTTCTTGAAAAGACCAACGCCGAGGGGGTTGAGGGGGGTCCGGAGGAGGCGCTGAAGGGTGCGGACGTGATGATATCGTTCACGAGGCCCGGGCCGGGGGTGATAAGGGGGGAGTGGGTAGCGGGCATGGCCGACGACGCAATAGTATTCCCGCTCGCCAATCCAACGCCGGAGATACTCCCGGAGGAAGCCAAAAAGGTGGGCGCAAGGATCGTGGCCACCGGCAGGAGCGACTACCCGAACCAGGTGAACAACCTCCTGGGCTTCCCGGCGATTTTCAGGGGGGCCCTCGACGTGAGGGCCAGAACCATAACGGACGGGATGGTCATCGCCGCCGCACTGGCCATGGCGGAAACAATCGAACCCGACGAGGACGAGATAATCCCCTCACCATTCCATCCCGACGTCCACCCGAGGGTCGCGAGGGCGGTTGCAGAGGAAGCGATGCGCGAAAACGTTGCAAGGATACGCGTGAGCGGGGAAGAGGTGGAGGAGAGGCTGAGGCGCTGGAGGGAGTTCTACGAGCGGGAGATAGCGCCCCTCAACG